DNA sequence from the Pedobacter sp. W3I1 genome:
GGCCGGAAAATGGAAATACTTAATGAGCCACATTGAGTCCATTGGTTTTTATCGTGCTATCGAATCGGTATTTTGCGGATTAACACTGGCTATTTTTACGCCTAACAGGCTAGGAGAGTATGGAGGAAGGGTATTTTTCCTATCACCCAAAAGAAGAATTGTTGGTATTGTGGCCATGAGTGTAGGTAGTATCGGCCAATTGGTATTAACGAATGTTTTTGGTGCTATTGCAGCTTGTTTTTTTGTTTACCGTTTTATCCCGATCGATCATGTGCTGTTTATCGCAGTGGTATTTCTGGCGGTATTTTTCTGCCTGTTTTTCCTGATCTTTTATTTTAACATCCGGTGGTTAAATGGGATTTTACTCTCTATTAAATTCACCAGGAAATACAAGAAGTTTTACAGCATTTTAGGTCGCTACCGAAAAAGAGAACTGTTTAAAATCATCACTTATTGTTTTGCCCGTTATTTGGTGTTTAGCTCGCAATATTTTATTTTGTTTATCTGGTTAATACCGGGTTTGCATTATGCCGATATTATAATGATGACCTGTTTGCTCTTTTTGGTTCAATCGGCATTGCCATCTTTAGATCTTTTTGATGTTGGCATCAGAAGTGTTACCGCTGTTGAACTATTTAAACATGTAACCGATCAACATGTGGCTGTTATTGCATGTACTGCAAGTATTTGGCTCATAAATATTATAATTCCTGCTATCTTAGGCACTTATTTCGTTTTTAAACTCAATTTTTTTGGAAATCTTAAATCTAATTAGTCTTATATCTGCTGCTTTAACCTTAATTTATGGTTTTTTGGTGCTTAATTTTATGAGAGGGTGGCATAACCTGATCTATTTTACGCCACAAAAATCAGATCCCCAAACCAAGGTTTCTATAATTGTTGCTGCAAGGGATGAGGAAGAAAATATCACCAAAACGATTGATGATCTGATTGCCCAGCAATATCCTAAAGCTTTAACAGAGATTATTATTATTGATGATCACTCTACCGACCGTACCGGCGAAATTGTATTGAGTTATGCGGATCGGAATGTGAAACTGATTAAGCTAAATGAAGACAGGGCCTTAAATTCATACAAAAAGAAAGCCATCCAAACAGCAATAGGTAGCTGCTCTGGTGATCTGATTATTACTACAGATGCGGATTGCAGGATGGGCCCCGATTGGCTGGCTACCATTGTAAACCTATACGAGCAGAAAAACTATAAAATGATCTCTTCTCCCGTAGCTTATTTTCAGGAGAAAAGTTTCTTTGAAAGATTGCAATCCTTAGAGTTTCTATATCTTATTGGCTTGGGTGCTTCTACCATTGGAAACAAACAGCCATCAACCTGTAATGGCGCAAATCTGGCCTACGAAAAAACAACTTTTTATGAAGTTGGTGGCTTCCAGGGGATAGATGATCTGGCATCGGGCGATGATGAGCTACTGTTGCATAAAATTGCAGCCAAATATCCGGATCAGATTGGTTTCCTCAAAAATAGAGAAGCCATTGTATACACGCACGCAAAAGAAACCTTGGGCGCATTTATACAGCAACGCAAACGCTGGGCCTCAAAGAGTACCCGTTATAAAAATAAGGCCATTATTGTGTTGGGGGTACTCATTTGGATCTTTAACCTTTCTATTCTCGCAAATTTTATCACAGGACTTTTTATTCCGGGGTTTTTAGCGATCACATTTTATCAATTATTGGTTAAAATGGTTTTAGAAACCTTATTTTTATGGGATGTAACCGGCTTTGCAAAAAGGCGCAGTTTGCTCATTTTAATACCGGTTTTAAATGTGCTGCATGTACTTTATATGGTATACATCGGTATTGCCGGAAACAGTGGTAAATACAATTGGAAAGGCAGAATGGTTAGATAATGGATAATAGCCCATCAAAAAAAGTATGGTTAAAATTTAAACGGAATAAATTCGCCTTCGGCGGATTGGTTTTTATTTTACTTTTAATGGTGATGGGTATTTTAGGTTATTTAATTATGCCTGATGATTCTCAAAATGCGAATGTTCAGATTCTTCAGTTAAACAAAAAGAAACCCGGGAGTACATTTACTTTTTTAATTATCAGCAGGAACCCTAAGGTAAAAAAGCTTAACTTTTTCGGGCGGATGCTCGACGGGCAGACACCAACTTTTAAAAGTATCCCGATTACCTCGTACAAAATCAAAGATCAGTTAGTTTTTGTACAGGAATATATTGGTGAGGACGAAAAAGCCAAAGAAACGAGGTATGAACTGAAGGATTTGTGCCCCTCTTGCGTATTGCCCTCAAAAAAAGGTACTCCACAAGGGCTTTTCGAAAAAAATAATATCTACAAAAAGACTTATATTTTAGGGACTGATATTTACGGGCGTGATTTATTAAGCCGGTTAATTTTAGGCATCCGTGTTTCACTATCGGTAGGTTTAATGGCTGTTCTGATCTCCCTCTTTATTGGCGTGAGTTTAGGAGCCATTGCTGGCTATTTTGGTGGGCGTGTAGACGCCACAATCAGCTGGTTTATGAATGTTGTTTGGTCACTCCCTTCGTTACTGCTAGTTATTGCCATATCATTTGCTTTAGGCAAGGGTTTTTGGCAGATCTTTATTGCAGTAGGCTTATCCACCTGGGTAGACGTTGCCAGATTAGTGCGTGGACAGGTAATGGCTTTAAAAGAGGTCGAATTTGTGGAGGCAGCAAGAGCTTTAGGGTTTAGTACAAGCAGAACCATCATCAAACATATATTACCGAACATTGCAGGCCCGATTTTAGTGGTAGCCTCATCTAATTTTGCCTCAGCTATATTATTAGAAACTGGCTTAAGCTTTTTAGGTTTTGGTGCTCAGCCACCGATGCCCAGTTGGGGTAGTATGATTAAAGAACATTATGGTTATATCATTATGGACGCAGCTTACCTGGCTATTTTGCCCGGTTTAGCCATTATGTTTACTGTTTATGCCTTTAATGTGCTGGCCATAGGCTTACGCGATGCCTTTGATGTAAAAGGGCAGAATGTGACCGTTTAAATCCTATTATAATAAAAAAGCAGCACCAATTACGATACTGCTTTACCCTTAAAAACAAAAAATTATGCTGTAGCAGTCAGTGTATTTCCTGAAACAGTAAGCGGATAAACTTTTAACGCACTGGTGGTGCCACCATCATTTGGTTGTGCTAAAATGCTGCCCGAAGTGGTATACCTCGAACTATGTAAGCCACATTGAATGTAATTGCTGGCCTGGATAAAACTTAATGCACCACCCTGGTGTGGGCAAACAGCTTGTGTAGCCACAAATGAGGTGCTGGTATTCCCCGCTGCAGTACGGATCAACAATATGCTGTTTACAGTGATAGATGCGCCAACGCTTAGTAATTGCGTAGCCAGATCTACACTTGCAGTCGTACCAGAAGGAACACCACCACCATTTGGCTTGCTTGGTTCTGGTGAATCACTTTTTTTACCGCAAGCAGAAAAACAAGCTCCGGTGCAAACCATGGCAACACCCAGTCCCAATGATTTGATAAATTCATTACGTTCCATAATTGTTTAGTTTTTATTTTTGGTTGAATTTGATCTATTTTGCTTTCTTCTTATCAAAGGAGAACCTTCTGGCAATACTAAAACCCCAGCGGTATTGTCCCTTAAGCCAGGAAGTATTAGTATCGGTAATAAATTGCGATTCCTGAATGGCCGTGGCGTTGGTAAAGTTGAGATGGAAAATGTGTCCACCAGTTTCAAACTCCAGTCCCGCACCAAGTGTCTTGTAATATTGTGTTCCCAATGTGCTTTCGAGGTAGGCTTTTTTATCTTTATCTCTG
Encoded proteins:
- a CDS encoding lysylphosphatidylglycerol synthase domain-containing protein, with the protein product MTGKNKKILSFIIKAAIVIFAFWFIYHKLVANKNLHDFSTLLQDIPQTEIITIIGIVVLLMFVNWFLEAGKWKYLMSHIESIGFYRAIESVFCGLTLAIFTPNRLGEYGGRVFFLSPKRRIVGIVAMSVGSIGQLVLTNVFGAIAACFFVYRFIPIDHVLFIAVVFLAVFFCLFFLIFYFNIRWLNGILLSIKFTRKYKKFYSILGRYRKRELFKIITYCFARYLVFSSQYFILFIWLIPGLHYADIIMMTCLLFLVQSALPSLDLFDVGIRSVTAVELFKHVTDQHVAVIACTASIWLINIIIPAILGTYFVFKLNFFGNLKSN
- a CDS encoding glycosyltransferase, with the protein product MRGWHNLIYFTPQKSDPQTKVSIIVAARDEEENITKTIDDLIAQQYPKALTEIIIIDDHSTDRTGEIVLSYADRNVKLIKLNEDRALNSYKKKAIQTAIGSCSGDLIITTDADCRMGPDWLATIVNLYEQKNYKMISSPVAYFQEKSFFERLQSLEFLYLIGLGASTIGNKQPSTCNGANLAYEKTTFYEVGGFQGIDDLASGDDELLLHKIAAKYPDQIGFLKNREAIVYTHAKETLGAFIQQRKRWASKSTRYKNKAIIVLGVLIWIFNLSILANFITGLFIPGFLAITFYQLLVKMVLETLFLWDVTGFAKRRSLLILIPVLNVLHVLYMVYIGIAGNSGKYNWKGRMVR
- a CDS encoding ABC transporter permease, giving the protein MDNSPSKKVWLKFKRNKFAFGGLVFILLLMVMGILGYLIMPDDSQNANVQILQLNKKKPGSTFTFLIISRNPKVKKLNFFGRMLDGQTPTFKSIPITSYKIKDQLVFVQEYIGEDEKAKETRYELKDLCPSCVLPSKKGTPQGLFEKNNIYKKTYILGTDIYGRDLLSRLILGIRVSLSVGLMAVLISLFIGVSLGAIAGYFGGRVDATISWFMNVVWSLPSLLLVIAISFALGKGFWQIFIAVGLSTWVDVARLVRGQVMALKEVEFVEAARALGFSTSRTIIKHILPNIAGPILVVASSNFASAILLETGLSFLGFGAQPPMPSWGSMIKEHYGYIIMDAAYLAILPGLAIMFTVYAFNVLAIGLRDAFDVKGQNVTV
- a CDS encoding ubiquinol-cytochrome c reductase iron-sulfur subunit, with product MERNEFIKSLGLGVAMVCTGACFSACGKKSDSPEPSKPNGGGVPSGTTASVDLATQLLSVGASITVNSILLIRTAAGNTSTSFVATQAVCPHQGGALSFIQASNYIQCGLHSSRYTTSGSILAQPNDGGTTSALKVYPLTVSGNTLTATA